Genomic segment of bacterium:
ATCTCGCCCACGTCCATGCCGCGGCGCTGTAACTGCACACAGCGGGTGAACGTCGAGAGGTAATTCGCCACCGCCTCCGGCGAGTGTCGCAACCGCCGGCAGATCTCAGTGGTCAGGCAACCTTCCAGCGCCAAGCGGACGATCTCCGTACGGTGGCTCAACACCGGGCCGATGTCGTGGACCGTACCGCGCAACGGCACCACCACCCCGCTCTGACGCAGGAAGAGAAGGTCGCGACTAATCGTGCGCGTGGCCACGAAGAAGACCCGACAGGCCAGGTCCTCGCGCGTCAACAGACCGTCCTGGCTCAGCGCTTCCTGGCACAGATCCGGGATCCGGGCGCGGCGGAAGGCCGCGGGCCCATCACGCCGTAACAGCGCGTCGTCCTGCGAACCTCGATGGACACTCAGACACACCGTCTGCTTGCGACAATCGGACAAACGCTTGCCGGCCGGCTCATCGGCGTGGACCACCACCAGAGTCATCTTGCCCGGCGGAAGAGCAGCCTCGGGGGCATCGAAGTACGGAGCATAGACCTCCCGCACGACTTTCAAGACCGCATCCGCCTCGAACGGCGAACAGTCCAATCCATCTCGAGTCTCGGCCACGAACTGTGCGTCAAGGCTCTTGCAGTCCAGCCGGGCCAGAAGCTCCTTCTCGCGTTGGCGAACGCCCATGGGGCACCTCCTTCCAGACAGTGAAAATACTCACCCAATCTAACTTGGGTGACATATGTCAGGAAAGAAGGGGCGGCGGCGGCGGGACCCAAACCGACGGATGACGCGCGATCATGGCCAATACCTACACAAATCTCCTCTTCCACATCGTCTTCAGCACCAAGAACCGCGTTGCCTACCTCGGAAACGCCGTCCGGGAGCCGCTCTACCAATACGTCGGCGGCGTCATCCGCGGCGAAGGCGGAACCCTCCTCGAGATCGGCGGCGTCGCCGACCACGTCCACCTGCTGGCCCGTTTCAAG
This window contains:
- a CDS encoding DUF1670 domain-containing protein, which encodes MGVRQREKELLARLDCKSLDAQFVAETRDGLDCSPFEADAVLKVVREVYAPYFDAPEAALPPGKMTLVVVHADEPAGKRLSDCRKQTVCLSVHRGSQDDALLRRDGPAAFRRARIPDLCQEALSQDGLLTREDLACRVFFVATRTISRDLLFLRQSGVVVPLRGTVHDIGPVLSHRTEIVRLALEGCLTTEICRRLRHSPEAVANYLSTFTRCVQLQRRGMDVGEIAFLLRRGPTLIEGYLELLAESEADPNREYHLDELLRLGSCGWEKKPAAGAGGDDG